The following proteins are encoded in a genomic region of Hoeflea phototrophica DFL-43:
- a CDS encoding ClbS/DfsB family four-helix bundle protein, which yields MAATTRDELPATNLKEYRKLEALIADLSGEQATIKDDDDTSIKDVIGHRAHWIDLFLGRYEDGQAGKEVSFPAPGYKWNQLKAYNAALREAQAGLSWDEAREPLSANHARLVAFVTRHDDADLYGGPMQGASNDWTPGRWAQAAGPSHCRSAAKHIRQILKRRAR from the coding sequence ATGGCAGCCACAACAAGAGACGAACTCCCGGCAACTAACCTCAAGGAGTATCGCAAGCTTGAAGCATTGATTGCGGACCTGTCCGGTGAACAGGCAACCATCAAGGACGATGACGACACATCAATCAAGGATGTGATCGGTCATCGCGCCCATTGGATCGATCTGTTCCTCGGCCGGTATGAGGATGGGCAGGCAGGCAAGGAAGTGTCTTTTCCTGCTCCCGGCTACAAATGGAACCAGTTGAAAGCCTACAATGCCGCCCTGCGCGAAGCGCAAGCGGGGTTGAGCTGGGATGAAGCCAGAGAGCCTCTGTCGGCAAATCATGCGCGGCTTGTTGCCTTCGTCACCCGGCATGATGATGCTGATTTGTATGGCGGACCGATGCAGGGTGCCAGCAACGATTGGACTCCCGGGCGCTGGGCCCAAGCCGCCGGGCCCAGCCACTGCCGGTCGGCCGCAAAACACATCAGGCAGATCCTGAAGCGGCGGGCACGTTGA
- a CDS encoding aspartate-semialdehyde dehydrogenase, whose protein sequence is MGFKIAIAGATGNVGREMLNILSERGFPVSEVVALASSRSVGTEVSFGDKTLKVKNLETYDFSDTDLCLMSAGGTISKKWSPKIGAQGCIVIDNSSAWRYDADVPLIVPEVNPDAISGYTKRNIIANPNCSTAQLVVALKPLHDHAKIKRLVVSTYQSVSGAGKDGMDELFNQTRAVFVADPITSQKFTKRIAFNVIPHIDDFMEDGYTKEEWKVLAETKKMLDPKIKVTCTAVRVPVFIGHSESVNIEFENEITADEARDILRDAPGCQVIDKHEDGGYITPYECAGEDATFISRIREDATVENGLNMWVVSDNLRKGAALNTIQIAELLVNRRLITPRLAA, encoded by the coding sequence ATGGGTTTCAAAATCGCAATCGCCGGGGCGACGGGCAATGTCGGCCGCGAAATGCTCAACATTCTGTCTGAGCGCGGCTTTCCTGTCAGCGAAGTCGTCGCGCTCGCATCGAGCCGCTCGGTAGGCACCGAAGTGTCCTTTGGCGACAAGACCCTGAAGGTCAAAAACCTCGAAACCTATGATTTCTCCGACACCGATCTCTGCCTGATGTCTGCCGGCGGGACGATCAGCAAGAAATGGTCGCCAAAGATCGGCGCACAAGGCTGCATCGTCATCGACAATTCCTCGGCCTGGCGCTACGATGCCGACGTGCCGCTGATTGTGCCGGAAGTGAACCCGGACGCCATTTCCGGCTACACCAAGCGCAACATCATCGCCAATCCCAACTGCTCGACCGCACAGCTGGTCGTGGCGCTCAAGCCGTTGCATGATCACGCGAAGATCAAGCGTCTTGTTGTCTCGACCTATCAGTCGGTCTCCGGCGCAGGCAAGGACGGCATGGACGAGCTGTTCAACCAGACCCGCGCAGTGTTTGTCGCCGATCCGATCACCAGCCAGAAGTTCACCAAGCGCATTGCCTTCAACGTGATTCCGCACATCGATGACTTCATGGAAGACGGTTACACCAAGGAAGAATGGAAGGTTCTGGCCGAGACCAAGAAGATGCTCGACCCGAAGATCAAGGTCACTTGCACCGCTGTGCGCGTACCGGTCTTCATCGGCCACTCGGAATCGGTCAATATCGAGTTCGAAAACGAGATAACCGCCGATGAGGCGCGCGACATCCTGCGCGATGCGCCCGGTTGCCAGGTCATCGACAAGCATGAGGACGGCGGCTACATCACGCCCTATGAATGCGCCGGTGAAGACGCAACCTTCATCTCCCGCATCCGCGAGGACGCGACCGTGGAGAACGGCCTGAACATGTGGGTGGTATCCGACAACCTGCGCAAGGGCGCCGCACTCAACACGATCCAGATCGCCGAGCTGCTGGTCAACCGGCGCCTGATCA